In one window of Calypte anna isolate BGI_N300 chromosome 1, bCalAnn1_v1.p, whole genome shotgun sequence DNA:
- the ENO2 gene encoding gamma-enolase, whose amino-acid sequence MAVERIHAREILDSRGNPTVEVDLYTHKGMFRAAVPSGASTGIYEALELRDNDKSRFLGKGVLQAVDHINSTVAPALVGSGLSVVDQEKIDNLMLEMDGTENKSKFGANAILGVSLAVCKAGAAEKDVPLYRHIADLAGNSDLILPVPAFNVINGGSHAGNKLAMQEFMILPVGAESFRDAMRIGAEVYHNLKSVIKEKYGKDATNVGDEGGFAPNILENSEALELLKEAIDKAGYTDKIVIGMDVAASEFYRDGKYDLDFKSPDDPSRYISADELGDLYQSFVRDYPVVSIEDPFDQDDWEAWSKFTANVGIQIVGDDLTVTNPKRIERAVEEKACNCLLLKVNQIGSVTEAIQACKLAQENGWGVMVSHRSGETEDTFIADLVVGLCTGQIKTGAPCRSERLAKYNQLMRIEEELGDEARFAGHNFRNPSVL is encoded by the exons ATGGCAGTTGAGAGGATCCACGCCCGCGAGATCCTGGACTCCCGTGGGAACCCCACTGTTGAGGTGGACCTGTACACACACAAAG GCATGTTTCGAGCAGCAGTCCCCAGTGGTGCATCCACGGGTATCTATGAAGCTCTGGAGCTGCGAGACAACGACAAATCACGTTTCCTCGGAAAAG GAGTGCTGCAGGCCGTGGATCATATCAACAGCACTGTCGCCCCAGCTCTCGTGGGCTCT GGCCTCTCTGTTGTGGATCAAGAGAAGATAGACAACCTGATGCTTGAGATGGAtggcacagaaaacaaat CCAAGTTTGGTGCCAATGCTATCCTGGGAGTTTCACTGGCTGTGTgcaaggcaggagctgcagagaaggaTGTCCCCCTGTACCGCCACATTGCTGACTTGGCCGGCAACTCCGACCTCATCCTTCCTGTGCCT GCTTTCAATGTGATCAATGGAGGTTCCCACGCAGGCAATAAACTGGCCATGCAAGAGTTCATGATCCTGCCTGTGGGAGCTGAAAGCTTCCGCGATGCCATGCGCATCGGGGCTGAAGTTTATCACAACCTCAAGAGTGTAATCAAGGAGAAGTATGGCAAAGATGCTACCAATGTGGGTGATGAGGGAGGCTTTGCCCCCAACATCCTGGAAAACAGTGAAG ctctggagctccTCAAGGAAGCTATTGACAAGGCAGGCTACACAGACAAGATTGTCATTGGTATGGACGTGGCAGCCTCTGAGTTCTACCGTGATGGCAAATATGACCTGGACTTCAAGTCCCCAGATGACCCAAGCCGCTACATTTCTGCAGATGAGCTGGGTGACCTCTACCAGAGCTTTGTACGTGATTATCCAG TGGTCTCCATTGAGGACCCCTTTGACCAAGATGATTGGGAGGCCTGGTCCAAGTTCACAGCCAACGTGGGGATTCAGATAGTGGGAGATGACCTGACAGTGACAAACCCAAAGCGCATCGAGCGAGCTGTTGAAGAGAAGGCCTGCAACTGCCTTCTGCTCAAAGTCAACCAGATTGGATCTGTCACAGAGGCCATCCAAGC ATGCAAGTTGGCCCAGGAGAATGGCTGGGGTGTGATGGTGAGCCACCGATCTGGGGAGACTGAGGATACCTTCATTGCTGATCTGGTTGTAGGACTGTGCACCGGGCAG ATAAAGACGGGTGCTCCCTGCAGGTCTGAACGCCTGGCTAAATACAACCAGCTCATGAG GATTGAGGAGGAGCTTGGCGATGAAGCACGCTTTGCTGGACACAACTTTCGCAACCCAAGTGTTCTTTGA
- the LRRC23 gene encoding leucine-rich repeat-containing protein 23 — protein sequence METEQESSQEEEEEGQEEKETEEEGEEKEGEEEKDEEEKKEQSEQEEEEEQVVAPCPLTEEVLKEGLSLLCKTSDGLAHAYVKFEAKLKDLTDISLLECFIHLRYVDLSENKLKDLSPLSNLTQLLWLKVDGNLLASACMQELPYLQILSFAQNRIKNMEGITHPLLANLSLKGNKIQTLLGLSHGQLFSLQILELRGNKIEKTAGLNLPKLKDLYLAQNAIQSLEGLEGLGQLTTLHLRDNQLETLDGFCSSMKCLQYLNLRSNRINNLKEVAKLQVLPSLQVLVLLDNPCSDEQNYRIEVLVLLPNLQRLDKELVEEDEQAEAKKISQERQEEQKEMEGSLQDDVTE from the exons ATGGAGACAGAGCAGGAGTCCtctcaggaggaggaggaggagggccaggaggagaaggagacaGAGGAGGAGGGCGAGGAGAAAGAGGGCGAGGAGGAGAAGGAcgaggaggagaagaaagagcagtcggagcaggaggaggaggaagagcag GTGGTGGCTCCCTGTCCCCTGACGGAAGAGGTACTGAAGGAGGGCCTCTCGCTCCTCTGCAAGACAAGCGATGGTCTGGCCCATGCTTATGTGAAATTTGAAGCCAAGTTAAA GGACTTGACAGACATCAGCCTCCTTGAGTGCTTCATTCACCTGCGGTATGTGGATTTGTCAGAGAACAAGTTGAAAGATTTGTCTCCACTGAGCAACCTAACCCAGCTCCTTTGGCTGAAGGTGGATGGCAATCTGCTTGCTAGTGCCTGCATGCAGGAGCTGCCCTACCTTCAGATCCTCAGCTTTGCTCAGAACCGCATCAAGAACATGGAGGGCATTACACACCCCCTCTTAGCCAACCTCAGCCTCAAAG GCAATAAAATTCAGACATTGCTGGGCCTGAGCCACGGCCAACTGTTCAGCCTGCAAATCCTGGAGCTGCGAGGAAACAAGATAGAGAAAACAGCAGGACTGAATCTTCCCAAGCTCAAGGACCTCTATCTG GCCCAGAATGCCATTCAGAGCCTCGAAGGCCTCGAGGGACTAGGACAGCTGACAACTCTGCACCTGCGTGACAACCAGCTTGAGACCCTGGATGGATTTTGTAGTAGCATGAAGTGCCTGCAGTACCTCAATCTACG gagCAATAGGATCAATAATCTTAAGGAGGTAGCAAAACTGCAGgtcctccccagcctgcaggtACTGGTGCTGTTGGACAACCCATGTTCTGATGAACAAAATTACCGGATAGAGGTCCTGGTCTTGCTGCCAAACCTGCAACGCCTTGACAAGGAGTTAGTTGAGGAAGATGAGCaggcagaggcaaaaaaaatctcccagGAACGACAGGAAGAACAAAAG gaaATGGAAGGATCTCTCCAGGATGATGTGACTGAGTGA